A stretch of Paenibacillus peoriae DNA encodes these proteins:
- a CDS encoding amino acid permease, producing the protein MGKSSDRMQKEKKLKWWQLSLLGVAGTIGTGYFLGSGLAISIGGPAVLIAYFLAAVGTYVVFDALSRMTADHPEQGSFRSYAQKAFGNWAGFGSGWVYWFSELLINGSQLTALSIFSRFWFPQVPMWIFAAGFGILGLVIVFFGNKGFDRVENVLAIIKMAAIVMFLVLAVALLAGWIGGGKYNPKFPISYKDFFPTGGMGLWSSFIFAFYAYGGIEVLGIMSNRLQKPEDAPKAGKVMLMTLVVVYVLSIGLAVSMVPLSAFNPKESPFVLALSSDHLVFVPHLFNGVLIIAGFSTMTASLYAETSMMITLAQEGDAPTLFSRKWKGKYPLYALSLISVGLISAIVMSLLLPGKVYEYITTAAGLMLLYNWCFILLSSGKLLKSSTSSNIKRWVGLLLIAMAVVGSFFHKLSRPGVYISLLLVLFIAICDLIVQWVRRKHAKESR; encoded by the coding sequence ATGGGTAAGTCTTCGGATCGTATGCAAAAAGAAAAAAAACTAAAATGGTGGCAACTAAGCTTGTTAGGAGTTGCAGGTACCATCGGTACAGGATATTTCCTCGGGTCCGGCTTAGCGATTTCCATCGGTGGCCCAGCCGTACTCATTGCATACTTTTTGGCAGCGGTGGGAACGTATGTGGTGTTTGACGCCCTTTCGCGCATGACGGCAGATCATCCAGAACAGGGCTCTTTCCGTTCCTATGCCCAAAAAGCATTTGGTAATTGGGCAGGCTTCGGTAGTGGCTGGGTGTATTGGTTCTCAGAATTGCTTATCAATGGGAGCCAACTAACGGCGCTATCTATATTCTCACGCTTCTGGTTTCCTCAGGTACCGATGTGGATTTTTGCGGCAGGCTTCGGGATTTTAGGACTTGTGATTGTTTTTTTTGGTAACAAGGGTTTTGATCGAGTTGAAAATGTATTGGCTATTATTAAAATGGCAGCTATTGTTATGTTTCTGGTCTTGGCCGTTGCTCTTTTGGCAGGCTGGATCGGAGGAGGAAAATATAATCCAAAGTTCCCCATCAGTTACAAAGACTTTTTTCCTACCGGCGGTATGGGATTATGGTCATCTTTTATTTTTGCCTTTTATGCATACGGAGGTATTGAAGTGCTCGGAATAATGTCTAATCGGCTTCAAAAACCGGAGGATGCACCTAAAGCAGGAAAAGTAATGTTGATGACGCTCGTTGTAGTATATGTGCTTTCGATTGGTCTGGCTGTGTCTATGGTACCCTTAAGTGCCTTTAACCCGAAAGAAAGTCCATTTGTGCTTGCGCTGAGCAGCGATCATCTGGTTTTTGTACCTCATTTATTTAATGGAGTGCTTATTATTGCAGGGTTCTCAACAATGACAGCCTCCCTATATGCAGAGACATCTATGATGATTACACTTGCACAGGAGGGAGATGCGCCCACATTGTTTTCACGGAAGTGGAAGGGCAAATATCCTCTGTATGCACTTAGTTTGATCTCCGTTGGATTAATCTCAGCCATCGTAATGTCGTTGCTGCTGCCGGGAAAAGTGTATGAATATATTACAACAGCTGCAGGGTTAATGCTGTTGTATAACTGGTGCTTTATTTTGCTGTCTTCAGGTAAGTTACTGAAATCGAGCACATCTAGCAACATTAAACGCTGGGTTGGATTATTGTTGATAGCTATGGCTGTGGTCGGATCCTTTTTTCATAAGCTTAGCCGTCCTGGGGTTTACATCAGCTTACTTCTGGTCTTGTTCATTGCAATATGTGACCTCATTGTACAATGGGTTCGCCGAAAGCACGCCAAGGAATCTCGTTAA
- a CDS encoding spore coat protein, with protein MNSFIENMTGTSPMNDQVIASDLLISAKSGIKNYALALTESTSSEVRNVLCDQLSKAVNLHEQIFNYMKNNGYYNAYDPEQQIQMDIQNADKALSLSKV; from the coding sequence GTGAATTCTTTTATTGAGAATATGACTGGAACGAGTCCCATGAACGATCAGGTGATTGCTTCTGATTTATTAATTTCAGCTAAAAGCGGAATTAAGAACTATGCTCTTGCGCTGACAGAGTCAACCAGTTCGGAAGTTCGCAATGTTCTTTGTGACCAATTGAGCAAAGCGGTTAATCTTCATGAACAAATCTTTAATTACATGAAGAACAACGGTTACTATAACGCTTATGATCCGGAGCAGCAAATACAAATGGATATTCAAAATGCCGATAAGGCCCTTTCTTTATCTAAAGTTTGA
- a CDS encoding MarR family winged helix-turn-helix transcriptional regulator: protein MIDYRTLVTQQSMHLYSVFAKSFKSVNEHAVAGIKTVGFNPTAFAVMEVLYHKGAQPIQQIGAKLLLQSGNVTYVIDKLESRGYLHRHPCDQDRRIIYAELTDEGQRVMDEIYPDYTRQIERAFSGISETERDQLIGLLKKLGRSADNLSPYHK from the coding sequence ATGATAGATTACCGAACATTGGTGACACAGCAATCCATGCATTTGTATAGCGTGTTTGCCAAGTCATTCAAAAGTGTAAACGAACATGCGGTTGCTGGCATCAAAACGGTGGGCTTCAACCCAACGGCCTTTGCCGTGATGGAAGTTTTATACCACAAGGGCGCGCAGCCAATCCAACAAATTGGAGCAAAGCTGCTTCTGCAAAGCGGAAATGTCACTTATGTTATTGACAAGCTGGAAAGTCGCGGTTATTTGCACCGTCACCCGTGCGACCAAGATCGTCGGATTATATATGCAGAATTGACGGACGAGGGACAACGTGTCATGGACGAAATTTATCCTGATTATACACGTCAGATTGAACGTGCCTTTAGCGGAATCAGTGAAACAGAAAGAGATCAACTCATCGGCTTGCTTAAAAAATTGGGTCGTAGCGCTGATAACCTGTCACCTTATCACAAATAG
- a CDS encoding glycoside hydrolase family 32 protein: MKKKTPKSIWIRSVVIITGLTIFIAMGWSMYQQDTAEPPKSAATPKSQAKQSKHTTPTYRSAYHFTVPDKWKNDPQRPIYFDGKYHYYYLYNRDYPKKNGTEWRHATSTDLVHWKDEGVAIPKYTNRNGDPWSGSVVIDDKNTAGFGKGTLVAIVTQPSADGGKQEQFLWYSKDNGKTFTSYRNKPVMSNPGTKDFRDPKIIRDTGRNQWMMVMAEGTKIGFYKSKNLKDWQFTSGFQTENIGLVECPDLYQMRADDGTYQWVLGASANSKPTGGPNTYAYWTGDFNGEAFLPDHSEPEWLDYGFDWYGAVTFEEGKDKDKYSHRYALAWMNNWDYANNTPTLKEGFNGMDSIVRQIRLKHTADAGYRLVSQPVKTLERFQTSTKSFGQIKVDGVYSLPVAGDTYQLEADVSWSTIKNAGLRLRESADGKRHVDVGVSVDGQYSYVNRANTGHPDQSGKYVESKAPFDANKKKVHLNILVDKTSIEVFVDDGEVAYSSLIFPRLEDQKITLFSDGGPAMFNNVVVKHFSR, encoded by the coding sequence ATGAAAAAAAAAACTCCCAAGAGCATTTGGATACGATCCGTTGTAATCATCACAGGCTTAACTATATTCATAGCTATGGGTTGGAGTATGTACCAACAGGATACAGCCGAACCCCCAAAATCTGCTGCAACTCCAAAAAGTCAAGCTAAACAAAGTAAGCATACAACACCGACCTATCGGTCAGCCTATCATTTTACCGTTCCGGATAAGTGGAAGAATGACCCCCAACGGCCCATTTATTTCGATGGAAAATATCATTATTACTATTTATACAATCGTGACTATCCCAAAAAGAACGGTACAGAATGGCGACATGCCACATCAACCGACCTGGTTCATTGGAAAGATGAAGGGGTGGCTATTCCCAAATATACGAACCGGAATGGAGATCCTTGGTCCGGTTCGGTCGTGATCGATGATAAGAATACCGCAGGTTTTGGAAAAGGGACGCTGGTAGCCATTGTGACACAGCCCTCCGCAGATGGCGGAAAGCAGGAACAATTTTTGTGGTACAGTAAGGATAACGGCAAGACGTTTACTTCTTACCGCAACAAGCCTGTGATGTCCAATCCCGGTACAAAGGACTTCAGAGATCCCAAAATCATCCGAGATACTGGGCGTAATCAATGGATGATGGTCATGGCAGAGGGAACGAAGATTGGCTTTTATAAGTCTAAAAATTTAAAGGATTGGCAGTTTACGAGTGGCTTTCAAACGGAAAATATCGGGCTTGTGGAATGTCCTGACCTTTACCAGATGCGTGCAGATGATGGAACCTATCAATGGGTTTTGGGCGCGAGCGCCAATAGCAAACCAACAGGCGGACCCAACACGTATGCCTACTGGACGGGAGATTTTAATGGAGAAGCATTTCTCCCTGATCACAGTGAACCTGAGTGGCTGGATTATGGGTTTGACTGGTATGGTGCAGTTACGTTCGAGGAAGGAAAAGACAAAGATAAATACAGTCACCGTTATGCTCTGGCCTGGATGAATAATTGGGATTATGCCAATAACACGCCTACCCTAAAGGAAGGCTTTAATGGAATGGATTCGATTGTTCGTCAAATTCGGTTGAAGCATACAGCAGATGCTGGGTATCGCTTGGTTTCACAGCCAGTAAAAACTTTGGAACGATTCCAAACTTCTACGAAATCATTTGGACAGATCAAAGTAGACGGTGTTTACTCGCTTCCGGTAGCAGGCGATACCTATCAGTTAGAGGCGGATGTATCTTGGTCAACGATCAAAAATGCGGGACTGAGGCTTCGAGAGTCAGCAGATGGCAAGCGCCATGTGGATGTCGGTGTTTCGGTGGATGGGCAATACTCCTACGTAAATAGAGCCAATACCGGACATCCGGATCAGAGTGGGAAATATGTAGAGAGCAAGGCGCCTTTTGATGCTAATAAGAAAAAGGTCCACCTAAACATTCTCGTCGATAAAACCAGCATTGAAGTGTTTGTAGATGATGGAGAAGTAGCTTATTCCTCCTTAATATTTCCACGATTAGAGGATCAGAAAATTACTCTTTTTTCCGATGGCGGTCCGGCTATGTTTAACAATGTAGTGGTCAAACATTTTAGTCGATAG